The DNA segment GTGGAAATATAAATTTGGAAGGTTATGGCAAGTAACATCCTCAGTTCTCAGGGCTTAGCTCATAATAGAGCACTGTACATTAGGTAAGTAACAGATTGGGGCCACATTTGCATAATAAAGACCAACGCTGCTGCACATTGCATCTCCCTCTCTGCAATGCCATAATTACAGACGTTATGGTCTGTAAACATATTTGAAGACAACTAAGCCCAAGCACATTCTAACCTATTTGTATCTTGCCTTACAGTTGGAATCAATACCTGTAACTGGCTGAGAACACTATGTAGCAACATAGTGTTGGTGTACTTCATAGAGTTAGTACAACACAATGAAAACTGGACTGCTGGGGTCTTTTGCCGAATCTCATAGTAACCCTTATTGCTTTTAACAGATAGACCTTTAACCCATTGAGTTGCACTGGCATTAGCGATTCTGTGTTCAAAACGTGAGTTAGTGCATTATAAAAACTACTTACCTTTAAGGTGTAGGTGGCTTTTTTATTCTCAGATACAGCCATTGACTCTTGATGAAAAACTCTTACCTGCAGAGATGTATTCCAAACCCCGAACTGAGTGACAGCATGCACATATGCACAGGGAACACTGCCAGTACTAACAGTGACATGGCACTGGCTTCACATGACTCGTCTGGGAGGggacagccagctcctgcttggAAACACACCCCTGTCACATTTGCCTAAACCGTCATAAAGTTTCCACGGCAGTAGTGAAAGGTGAGGAGTTGAACTCTGGGCTCTGAATAGACACAAAGGACTTCTCCTAGACTACCATCAGCAGGAGGTGAGCAAAGAATGTGCAGCCAGAGTTCAGGGGTATACTAGCTTGAAAAGATACGATAGAAACTTTGAGGAAATCATTAAAAGGCAATGGCATGTGTCTGTGTAAAGTATGGTTGTAAGCTTTCCTAGGCACTGTGGTTGCCTTCAGATGCGGGTAGTGCTTGGCACAGTAGGACATCCACCAAGCACAACATCTAATCCTGTGTCTGTCCACACAGTGTGGCTGATAAGCAACTTTTTGGGTGACCAGGTAAGCtcttatgttttcctttctataCTTTCATGGATAATCATAGCCTTTTTTCTCTCAGGCGCGGTTGTTTCCCACTATCTCTCCACTGTAACTGTTGATTCTAGTGAAGTGAGGTCTACTACAGAAGATccaagcaggagagaaaaagaaataccaagAAACTGTGGTGGGCAGCACGTCCATCACAGCAGATGTACCCTGTTCCTCCGCTgcacctgccagcagcagggctacGGGGCTGGTGTCAGAAGCAGGAAGCAATGCAATAGAACCCTGGGTACAACACAAGGGGAAGCGCTTCTGTGGTTTGGGGCTGTCTGGAAACCGAAATGTAAGGGGACAGCAGAGATGGGATATAAAtaataacataatttttaaaacaaatgtagaAAATACGGTAGTTCTTTCCTTTTAGACTGTGttgagcattttaaaacatgactTAGACAAACTAGCTTCTTCCGATACCTGAAGTGGAAAATTCAGTGGAAACAGATCTGTGACTTAATGAACAGTTGTTGGACAAATTATGAAGTAcatggaaataataataaataaaatgtattagaATTATTTATTGACTAGTGTATGTTTCCCCTTAAATGTCAAGAGACTGACTGGAAAACCAATTGCTTTCACTTTAGGGTTACAAATTTGGTTTGGATCAATTTTGTGTTAACTACTTTGAAATAACCAAAAgggaaccttttttttttttttaaacagcaccAGTTCTAGTTCATATTTGGAAATAGCTGCAGACAGCTGAGATCTTCGCTGGTTGATTCGGGGCTGTATAACGTGCCAACATGAGATCAGTGCCAAGCAGTTGAATGGCTTTCTTGTTTGCCGAAACAGCCGTGGTTACGCGaatgcttttttaatgtatttggtGTATTCTGAGTCAGAAGAGGCATTATCCAACAAAAAAAGAGTAGGTCATGAGATGCTGGGGAAAGCTTAAtccatcaaaaatattttttttcatttttttaatgtagaattatttttttaatgtaaataatgtAAAAGTTTATCTTGTAAATGTGACTTAATAAAGGTAGTACACTGAGATTTTAGGGAGAGTGAGGGTAAGCAGATATGGCAGTACTGTTTCTTTGCCCAAGCGAGACTTCTATCataatttgattattttaaaaggagtactactaaaattattataattttaacTCTTTCCTAAACTCAAAGAATATGGGACTCAGTGAAGCAGTGGCTCTTTCTCTTCCTAAAAACTCAGAGCCACActttctgctgtgctctgctctaGCTCTTTGCATACAAAGACTCAGCAGGGTTTGACTCAGCACTGCTGTATGGAGGAACCATTCCGGAGCATCAGCCTTCCGGCAAGCAGCTGAGATAACCCTATTATGCCTTCTCTCTCAAAGATCTAACATTGTCTGCCACAGGGtcatcagagaagaaaataatctctttaaCCACAGAAGACTATGGCCAACACTATTTACTGTGCTGTCCCAGCAGAATAATTTCATATTGCTGTTTCAGCTCCCGACTGGGCGGTTGTAGAGAAGACAGAGAGGGGAGGTGCACAGCAAAGGGGCAAGGGATGCGAGTTACAGCAAGGGAAAATCCGATTAGATACTAGGGGAGGGGGTGGAAATTAAGTAGTCGAATACTTGAACAGATTTcctagagaagctgtggcatCTCCTTCCATGCAGATACTCAAAACTCAACTGTACAAGACTCCAAACAACCTGCTAAGGAAGCTGGAATGGAGCAAAGCCTCAAAAAAGAATGGATTATTCAAGCCTGACATATTTCAAACATTAGCAGTGTTTTCTCGGAGACAGTGGGCATACCTGCACTGAGAGGACCCGTGTGACAAGATGGGACTGTACTGCATGTTATGTAACATAAAAATGCATCACTGGAAATTAAGATGAGGTCAGATCGTCCTGTGGCAAGTTATTTATGCTGTTCTACCCAGGCCAGCAGGTTATTTGTGGCTACTTATAGGTATTCTTCATCAGACATGTTGGAATCCAACTATATTTTTTCAATAAGGTTGTGGTTGGAAAAACTTGAtatatcagagaaaaaaaatcaacatacAGAAGATTGCATAGACTGGCTTTAGCAGCTCACAAAGTCTAATAGCAAGGAGCTCTAGATCTGGGGAAAGACGAGAAGTCTGAGAACACTGTGACTTCCTTAACACATTCTTATTTTAAGCAATAGCAACTTAGGGCACCTCTCACTCTTACTTTCTTtggccaagggagacaaagttaacttgattttttttttttttctttttaggctGATACCAAAAGTTAGCATTTCCCATAGGAGTACATACAACACTAGTGTTAAAATAGGGCGTTGGGAGTTCAGGCTCATGGTTTCAAGTTTCAAAtcactttttgcctttttttttttttccttctccgAACTGTTTCACATCAGTTTCTTCCACTAATGTATGTAGTTTGATGGACTTGGCCTTGTCCTTTTCTGTCCAGGAGTAAGCAGGAGCCCAAGCAGGAAGGTGGTGTCCAATTTTTCTGTCTCGTGCCCCTTGACCTGCATACTAACATGCAACTTAGGGAAACAGAGCTGGTAACAGCTGTAAATAAACAGAGTTGCATTTGTAAGAACGTACCCAGAAAGCTATCATTTCAAGCTTTTCAAAGTATAACCTCCTGGTTAATACGGGGAATTCTTTTTTGGCAGTGTATTCCTCCTTTCTGAAACGAAACACTGCAAGAGGACTACTCCTAAGAGGCTTGCTCCATCGGAAAGGTAATAGAATATCATCTTTCTAATTAATagttttccagctctttttttctttgtaccttGGACAGGTGCCTTTAccttgtttctgctttcctttgttACCGTAGGTAACGTGGTTTGCCTCTGCTTGAATAGTCTCCTAagtatgaaaagcaaaatggatTACATTCTGCAATCCACAGTAATCTGGCCTTCATACTGTAATTCACGTGTTTGTTCTTAAAGATGGGATGAAACCAAGAAAACCTTAAGGAATGTTTTGTTAGCTTTTGCTAATTATTATTTATGGTAAGAGTGCAGCAATATAAAAAGAGCAACACAGTAATCCTTAGGACAGCGTGTCCTGAAATAGAGAGCTTTCCATAGCCAACAGCGGTGAAGCTCCAGCAACTACTTAAACCTTGGGttaattttgtatattttttttatttattaccaaACCCAGCAACAAATGGTCAAGCCAGAGCCAAATGCAGGGAGAATTATTATGAGATGGCCACCTGTCCATTTAGGACTTCAAACACTCAAATTGACCATAGCAGAACTGCAGCAAAGATGATTTTCTCACTTAACCGTGTTCTTGAGCTGTTCCTCTGCCATGTGAGGGGAGGTTTCCTGGGGCTCTACTGTGTTAACTCTTCATGGCACAACCTCACTTGGATGTagtcagatttttgttttcatccttGTTAGTTTAACAGCATGTTGTCATTAACGGAAGAACATGTCCCATATCCTCCTTTCCTTGCAGTCTGTGAAGTGCTGGAGTTCCTACTGAGTGCAGTGTATTCCTGGGCCAGATCAAGGGAGGCAGCTGTGCCACAACACAACAGTGCCACAATCAAAAGCTTTGggtttgccttttctcctgtttttctttgttactcTTGCATCCCTGTTAGTCTCCCAGGAAAATACTAACTCACCAGGAAATACGGgagttttttcttctcaaaagcTCAGCGTTGCTTGATGGCCAACACGAAGGAGGGAGCAGGACAGGACAGAGCACAGAgagtaaatattttacagttttgcaACCGAACTTGAAGTTGAGGGGATTTGTTGGAGTCAGCAGTGTGTTCTTCCACACTCCAGCCGTACAAGGTTCATTTACTTAGATCACTTCTTATTTCAGATGAAAAGAGACTCTGGATATTCCACCATGgctgagcagcagaagcaggtaAAGGCTTATAGTCATCttttaaacaaagcattttgcagGTGCTTTGGAAGGCTGGATGTGTCAAATCGTCTTCTAAAAGAAGTGACAGATACATCCACCCTCTGATCACTTTAGCACGACTAGGAGCTCATCTCTTATGACTACAGCAACATTTTCCCAGCATTTTTCCCTTCCAGTGGACTGCAGCTGCGGCAGCACGCGGTGAAGGGCCTGTGTTCTTTGCTTGCGTGGCAAGAGACCACAACACTCCCCTGTAACCAGAAGCTGCGCCACCTAACCGGACCCAGTCCTTCAAAGTGGTCCTGCTAGACAGTATGTTTCCCAGCAGATGTGCCCCAGTTTCTTTACCTTGCAGGCAGCAACCCTGTTCTGCACTTAAGGAAATTGCCAGCTTGTCCAAGCCCTTCAAGGGCAAGATCTCAAGCAATCCACAGATCAGGGTTTGGAAACTACTGTGCCGGAGCTGTTGGCATGAAGAGGAACAGGGTGTTAGCACTTGGACTTGATCAacaagattttttattttctatgtaaACTTTCTGCTTCCACAGCTCACGTAATGACACTGTGTGGGATTCATTCACATAATCATTTCATCACATGCAATAAAAACACAGCCTCAAAACAAGACAGTTTCTAGCCAAAGGGCTTTTAAAATGGTTAAGCTTTAGCTACCCTCTGTCCTGTCTCAAAGCAGGACATACACAGTGTCTGATGAATATTAGGAGTTACTAGGTTTTGAAACTCTCCGAGTTCTTCAGCTGGAAGATGCTAAAGAATCTGCAATACTATTTAGTCTAACTAAAAAGTCTTACACTTGTAAGACAACAGAGTTTTTCTTTGGTATGTTCTTCAACCCAAGGGTAGGAAAGACTTACGTGATTCTGCTAAAAAGCTCTAAGCTTTTTGTAGCTTTTGTAACcttttttctaaagaatatGTAGATGGTGTTTCAGGGTCTAAAGAGTGAGAAAGTCTTATCTCATGTCAGCATACATGAGGCATAACGTGGATGCAATTGGAAGAACGAAACTGCTAAGAGAGCAACtctgcagcccagagcccagcGTGCGCTATCTGAAGCTGGAagggatttcatttttttttttgccagcctTGCATTTGTAGTTCAGTACACCCAGTGATAATGGTGGCAACAGATCACATTACTTCTAATATAAACTTATAGGGTTCACAAACATCAAGCTGTAGGGCAAGAGTCCTTTAAATTACTTCCTTCCCAGTTGctaaattgatttaaaaaaaaaaaaaaaaaagatgatagGAGGAAACGGTTGTTTCATTTAACAAGGAAAGTTTCAGTGCTAATGAGCAAAGTTCTGTCCTGGGACAGATAAATATTGCTGACAAGTCCTGGGAGATGCTTAATGTTCTGTAGCTGCTACAGAATCTTAAAGCTTTTAGCGCTAAAAGCTGTATAGAGAGGATTCCTCTATATTGCATTACCTTAAACACACCTGCATTCAACATTTATTAGTGAGCCGTCTCTCTTGTTTGTCCTCTCTGACAGGAGGCAAGCAGGACAGCAACTATGAATCATGCTATTTTTACTCCAGTCTGTTTGTGAAGCACAACACCACAGTTAAAAAACAGGAAGGACAGAGTAATGAACAAGACGCTAGCCAGTTATTACACTGTATTATTTTAGAATTGCGTTGATATTTCTAAAACAGTTGTCCTGCAGATAAATATAATACATATTCACCcaagaaaacccaaactaaGACTGTGGAACTCCAGAACCAGTTCCAACTTGGGCTACTCTAAAAGACTGATAGTTAATTATACATTGGTCATATATCTGCTAAAAAAACTTGAGTTTGAATATTTAAATGCTCAAATATATTGAATACTGCTTTTTGAATATACTAATTCCTGGAATCAAAACATCTCGCTGGTAGTTTTCTGACTGTCTTGCAGTTGCTTTGTATAGTTAAAATCCGTACCGTGATAAAAGAGTAATGCTAACATCACAGCTGCCCAAGAGTATTTCTTCAGTAGGTGACATTTCTGTCACTGAGAGCAGGGGTTTAGAGAACTTTACACTTTTCATTAAGAGCAGCTGTTGCGGTTTTCTAACAGTGGCTACCATGttattatacatttttaaaaaatattttagaagcaTTTAACGTCCTTGTTAATGTGCAGTTGTCCTATACAGCTGGCACCTACTAGCCAAGTTGCACTAGTTGTACTAGAGCTGAGTTGTACCTGTGATGGCCTAAAGGCACAGCAAAGCGACTTATGCAAGGAAAGGTAACATCGTGTATTAAACCTCTGTTAcacttggggggaaaaaggcaaGCTTCTGGGCACGTGAGCCTGACTTCAGCATGGGTCttcaaagcaaagaggaaagtTGAGAGGAGTGGTTCTGGATTAACTGGAGCTGTTAACCAGATCATCTGAAGCACAACAGTTTGGCCGCTGCAGGGGGAAAGCATactgggagggaaaaaatacGGAGCGAGGGAGGTGTTAAGGTGGATCACCATTCCTTACCCCCAGGTCTTCCTTTGCTACTGCTGCGAGTTATCCAGAAGCTCCTTATGTTATAATCCTCCAGGCAGCAAGAAGCAtgccaaacaaaaccaaaggggGCGAAATCAGTGgtcctttctctccctttggTTATTCCAGAGAAATTCCATGTCAGTGACACTTGGGGTCTCTGTAAGCACGGCAGAGGGATGTGGGTGTGCTCCCTCCCCTCAGCTACACTCAACAGCCCATAACAGCTTTGTTACCTTCTTTCGAGAGTCTctgaaacaacaaacaaaaaacaacattttaaatacaaaaaccGCTAGTGCAGGACACAGCAGGACGTACTTACCCTTGTTGCTTGCTCACAGGAGGAGAAGCTCAGGGATGCTGTGAAGATCACTGCCCGTGTCCTTGGTACGGGCTTGCTCATATTCACCGTCTTGGCGAACTCTGTTTCTGGGTAAGATTTTTTCCTCAAGCCCCATTGTTCGAACACTTTTCTGTGgatggagagaggaaaaagtggATGATGAAAAGATGGGCAACCAAGAACACTTATTCCCACAGGTATGCACAGAATATCTGGGACACTTTAGGCCATTTCTGGCAGACAACATGGCTGAAGTTCTACTACCTGTGTGAGGGAAAGGAGCGGacaattttcttccttggtGAGTTTTAACAACTCTGTGCTGTAGGAGGAACAATCCGTGTATTACATCTAATAGTGGGACATGGACATGCCTTCCCAAACTCACTCACCCTCCCACAGAAAAAGCACGTGTAGGCTTCaaagccagccccagctgatgtgggacacctgagctgcctttgaaaagctgaaatggcTTTCCTGTGAAAACACTTGGCTCAGTGAGAGCTGAATGAGTAGAACccattactgaaaattaaagttaaaataGCGAATTTTACTCTTGCCATAGCACCTATAAAACTCTTCTCTGTCTGTGATTAACAGCTGGCGAACAGCCTGGTAGAGACTTTGCAAGGTCCCAGGGACCAACTCAACCATATCCTACTTGTATTTACAGAAAACCACCCATGACAAGAGATGCCCCAGCCATCCAGAAAAGCCCTTTCTTAGCCTCAGTTGTGGCACATTTCAACCTAGGAGACATTTGTCTACTCTAACCTCTTCCCCATTCCCAAGGTCTTACCTGGATGTCAGAACTTGCCCATATTCCATTTTAAAGCATCTCAGGGCAGAGGATACACACCTGGCACACCTGGGTCCCAGCAAGATCCTCTGGATACTATGCCACcatattttgtttctgatttagCCATAACTCTCCATTCATTCACGtatctctgccttttccccacGCCACAGGGGCTGCGTTGGTGCCTTGCCTTGCTTTCTGGTGCTTCAATGGAATCCTTATGGTGGCTGATGTAACAGGAAAGCCAGCTTTCATTACTCGCTATCGCATTCAGCTGGGCAAGAATGATCCTGTAAGTATTTCCCACTCTGCCTCTTCTGCTGGCTAAACACTTCCTGCAGTCTCCTTAGGCtaggagcagggagaagaacCTGTTAGGCTTTTGTCTTGCAACCAGGTAGGGTTCAAGGGAAGTCAAGCTGAGTCCTGTATATCCATTGCGGAGAGGAAGGCGGTTCTTGTAATTAGGCTACTGATCAGATCTGGCTGGGCTGCTTGTTAAAAAGTTGATCCCAAAACTAATATGGAAACTGCCTACaaatctgaaagctttttatCCGTCCAACTCAAGGCTGCATTGCTTCTGACTTAGCCTCACGTCCTGACTTCTCTTTTGCAGGTGGACACAAAGAAATTGCGCCAAGCCATCTACACAGCGCTGTGTAATCAGTTCTTTATCTCCTTGCCCATGCTTGTGCCCATGTTCTACGTCATGAAGTGGTGGGGCAGCACCTTCAACAAGGAATTACCCACCTTCCACTGGTTTCTTATGGAGCTAGGCATCTTTACCTTAATAGAGGAAGTTCTCTTCTATTATACACACAGGTGAGTGGAGCACAGGAACAGGACTCTGTGGTTTTCCTCCATGCCTTTAAGCTTATACCCTTCTCCTGCAACAGCAATGGTCCCAGTCCCCGCTGTTCCACCA comes from the Falco peregrinus isolate bFalPer1 chromosome 8, bFalPer1.pri, whole genome shotgun sequence genome and includes:
- the FAXDC2 gene encoding fatty acid hydroxylase domain-containing protein 2 → MKRDSGYSTMAEQQKQEEKLRDAVKITARVLGTGLLIFTVLANSVSGYAQNIWDTLGHFWQTTWLKFYYLCEGKERTIFFLGAALVPCLAFWCFNGILMVADVTGKPAFITRYRIQLGKNDPVDTKKLRQAIYTALCNQFFISLPMLVPMFYVMKWWGSTFNKELPTFHWFLMELGIFTLIEEVLFYYTHRLVHLPVLYKHIHKKHHEWTAPIGVVSIYAHPVEHILSNTLPVMTGPMLMGSHIVSIAAWFSLALVTTSISHCGYHLPFLPSPEFHDFHHLKFNQCYGVLGVLDYLHGTDTVFKQTKAYQRHRVLLSLTPLSESIPEAPRAE